A DNA window from Candidatus Thermokryptus mobilis contains the following coding sequences:
- a CDS encoding S9 family peptidase, which produces MKLKIKAIFVLVLFISSVVFAQWTPDVMIKFKRVEQTAISPDGNLIAYTVSVPIMEGEKSEYLRHIWVVSSDGKMNYQFTFGEKSCTAPAFSPDGKYLAFLSARGSYGKNQIWLLRLTGGEAEQITKVKTGVISFKWSPDSRKIAFTSIDPETEEEMRAKKEKLDMIVVDKNFKYAHIYVVSLDEKEKGEYKVKRITKGDFHVTSFDWSPDGKYIVFSHQVNPTADAWTTSDISIVPSDSGEVKPLIKWNGSDSNPRFSPDGKWIAFESDGGMIKWAGLRYVYIIPSSGGEAKRLAPTYDENCMIIDWSADSKAVYVSEAYRTTWRVYALPIDGGKPRALTPDNGNYTGVSFSKNGKAMAFIYQNSETPPDVYVTNLKKFEPKKLTDVNSDFPKYPLGKTEVITWRSKDGLEIEGLVTYPVNFERERKYPLVLLVHGGPAGVFTQSYTAAGAVYPIQAFAQEGYVVLRPNPRGSRGYGKDFRFANYEDWGFGDYEDLMSGVDKLIEMGIVHPESLCVAGWSYGGYMTSFIVTKTKRFKAASVGAGVTNLISFTGTADIPSFLPIISEVNFGIRLMFI; this is translated from the coding sequence ATGAAGTTAAAAATTAAAGCGATATTCGTTTTGGTTCTTTTTATATCAAGTGTTGTCTTCGCCCAATGGACACCAGATGTTATGATCAAATTCAAAAGAGTTGAACAAACGGCTATATCACCAGATGGTAATCTCATAGCTTACACTGTTTCTGTGCCGATTATGGAAGGTGAAAAATCAGAGTATTTGAGACACATTTGGGTTGTTTCTTCGGATGGAAAGATGAACTATCAATTCACTTTCGGTGAGAAATCCTGCACTGCGCCGGCTTTTTCCCCGGATGGCAAGTATCTTGCTTTTTTATCAGCAAGGGGGAGCTATGGGAAAAATCAGATCTGGCTTTTAAGATTAACTGGCGGTGAAGCTGAACAAATAACAAAGGTTAAAACAGGGGTTATTTCATTTAAATGGTCGCCGGACTCAAGGAAAATCGCTTTCACAAGCATTGATCCTGAAACTGAGGAAGAGATGCGAGCGAAGAAGGAAAAACTTGACATGATAGTCGTTGACAAAAACTTTAAATACGCCCATATTTATGTCGTCTCGCTTGATGAAAAAGAAAAAGGAGAGTACAAAGTCAAGAGGATTACCAAGGGTGATTTTCATGTGACTTCATTTGATTGGTCACCCGATGGAAAGTATATTGTGTTTTCACATCAAGTTAATCCAACTGCCGATGCCTGGACCACATCTGATATTTCAATTGTGCCCTCTGATAGCGGTGAGGTTAAGCCGTTAATCAAATGGAATGGTTCCGATTCAAATCCGAGGTTTTCACCCGATGGCAAGTGGATTGCTTTTGAATCGGATGGTGGGATGATAAAATGGGCAGGGCTTAGGTATGTCTATATCATACCTTCATCTGGTGGAGAGGCGAAACGACTTGCCCCAACATACGATGAAAATTGCATGATAATTGATTGGTCCGCTGATAGTAAAGCTGTCTATGTAAGCGAGGCATATAGAACGACATGGCGTGTTTATGCGTTGCCAATTGACGGTGGGAAACCAAGAGCTTTAACACCTGATAACGGAAATTATACGGGCGTTTCATTTAGTAAAAACGGTAAAGCGATGGCTTTTATATATCAAAACTCGGAAACACCACCGGATGTTTATGTGACCAATTTGAAAAAATTTGAACCGAAAAAATTAACAGATGTCAATTCCGACTTTCCAAAATATCCATTAGGGAAAACAGAGGTCATAACTTGGAGATCAAAAGACGGGCTTGAAATTGAAGGGCTTGTAACTTATCCAGTCAACTTTGAAAGAGAGAGGAAATACCCACTTGTTCTTCTTGTTCATGGTGGACCAGCTGGGGTTTTTACACAAAGCTACACAGCAGCTGGCGCTGTATACCCAATTCAAGCGTTCGCTCAAGAAGGATATGTGGTTTTAAGACCAAATCCAAGGGGAAGCAGAGGTTATGGTAAAGATTTTAGATTTGCGAATTATGAGGACTGGGGATTTGGTGATTATGAGGATCTGATGTCTGGAGTTGATAAGTTGATTGAGATGGGAATCGTGCATCCGGAGAGTTTGTGTGTTGCTGGGTGGAGTTATGGTGGGTATATGACTTCGTTTATAGTGACAAAAACAAAGAGGTTTAAAGCAGCAAGTGTTGGTGCAGGAGTGACTAATTTGATAAGTTTTACTGGAACGGCTGATATACCGAGTTTTCTCCCGATTATTTCAGAGGTGAATTTTGGGATAAGGTTGATGTTTATA
- a CDS encoding glycosyl hydrolase family 18 protein: MRFKLLLFLAFVFYSCATLRPPFEYEPKIIIAWVVKSDTTSYLSLQKNSSLISIASPTWLSIDSVGNLIADVDSNLLNFARQNDIPLMPLVVNHRFSVGVAEALLSEPKTRERVADSILKFVLDGNYIGINLDFEGPFVNVRDGYTKFVELVSAKLHNYGKVVSIDVVAKTQEKFEGWAGVYDYAELGEVVDYFIIMGYDYSGRLDPPGPVAPKWWVEKTIKFAISQGIPTRKIILGIPFYGRWWKEGTQGRGIYHPELQNVITKYGVKRHWDRKAKTPYLKFKDENGVENVIYFEDEESLTHKIELVHKYRLAGIAIWRLDGEPDSFWRLIEQKLRPKELKN; encoded by the coding sequence ATGCGCTTTAAACTTCTGCTTTTCCTTGCTTTCGTTTTCTATTCATGTGCAACTTTAAGACCACCCTTTGAGTATGAACCGAAAATTATAATCGCTTGGGTTGTGAAGTCCGATACAACAAGTTACCTTTCACTTCAAAAGAATTCGTCTTTGATTTCAATTGCATCCCCTACTTGGCTTAGTATTGATAGCGTTGGTAATTTAATCGCTGATGTTGATTCAAATCTTTTAAATTTCGCCCGTCAAAATGATATACCTTTGATGCCACTTGTTGTGAATCATAGGTTTAGTGTGGGTGTGGCTGAGGCTTTGCTGTCAGAGCCAAAGACAAGAGAAAGAGTTGCTGATTCAATTTTGAAATTTGTGCTTGATGGAAACTACATCGGGATAAATCTTGACTTTGAGGGACCATTTGTTAATGTTCGGGATGGATATACGAAATTTGTTGAGCTTGTGAGCGCCAAACTTCACAATTACGGCAAAGTTGTAAGTATTGATGTGGTTGCAAAAACACAGGAAAAATTTGAAGGCTGGGCTGGCGTTTATGACTATGCCGAACTTGGTGAGGTTGTTGATTACTTTATCATAATGGGATATGACTACTCGGGTCGCCTTGACCCTCCTGGACCGGTCGCTCCGAAGTGGTGGGTTGAGAAAACGATAAAGTTCGCAATTTCGCAAGGCATACCAACAAGGAAAATTATACTCGGAATCCCATTCTATGGGAGATGGTGGAAAGAAGGGACACAAGGTCGTGGAATTTATCATCCGGAGCTTCAAAATGTAATCACCAAGTATGGGGTTAAAAGACATTGGGATAGGAAGGCGAAAACCCCATATTTAAAATTTAAAGATGAAAATGGCGTTGAAAATGTAATTTACTTTGAGGATGAAGAAAGTTTGACACATAAGATTGAGCTTGTTCATAAATATCGGCTTGCTGGAATTGCGATTTGGCGTCTTGATGGTGAGCCAGATTCGTTTTGGAGGTTAATTGAGCAAAAACTTCGCCCGAAGGAATTAAAAAATTAA
- a CDS encoding M23 family metallopeptidase, which translates to MAKILLLLFLFQLLNAQSFRLRRPVPDHIQINGSYLYGEPNIRDPQNRAHTGVDILVRYDTVYSACDGIVYFVAYNPNDTVGGYEPNGAGNYIFIKGKWEGKDLYLLYGHLSRPLVNAGDSVKAGDPIAISGNTGYSTGPHLHFEIRLGSPNYNAFRTRRNPELWFAMKGTGAIYGKIVNAPNSTRVDISPDPKPRPPYTTFSYALTYNFNDPYIGSDDVYGENYAIGEVKPGTYTITALNGLYRRTVTVRAGEVVNADISTDVFEEIVAGRFELFQNYPNPFNSSTVIRYYLPERAHVILKVYDLLGRQVQILVDEEKERGLHYAVFDGTGLSSGVYLYYIRAGSFSDSKFMVLVK; encoded by the coding sequence ATGGCAAAAATTTTACTCCTTTTATTTCTGTTTCAATTACTTAACGCTCAGTCGTTTAGATTAAGACGACCTGTGCCAGACCATATTCAAATCAATGGTTCGTACCTTTATGGGGAACCAAATATCCGAGATCCGCAAAACAGAGCTCACACCGGGGTTGATATCCTCGTCAGGTATGACACGGTCTATTCCGCTTGTGATGGTATAGTTTATTTCGTTGCTTATAACCCAAATGATACAGTTGGTGGATATGAACCAAATGGCGCGGGGAATTACATTTTCATAAAAGGGAAGTGGGAGGGTAAGGATTTGTATTTGTTGTATGGGCATCTTTCACGACCGCTTGTGAATGCGGGCGATAGCGTTAAAGCTGGTGACCCTATAGCGATTTCAGGAAATACGGGTTATTCAACCGGACCACATTTACATTTTGAAATTCGGCTTGGAAGCCCAAATTATAATGCTTTTAGAACAAGAAGAAATCCAGAATTATGGTTTGCGATGAAGGGAACAGGTGCAATTTATGGCAAGATTGTAAATGCCCCAAATTCAACCCGCGTTGATATATCTCCGGATCCAAAACCAAGACCTCCATACACAACTTTTAGCTATGCCTTGACTTATAATTTCAACGACCCATATATCGGAAGTGATGATGTTTACGGGGAAAATTATGCGATCGGCGAGGTTAAACCTGGAACTTACACAATTACTGCTCTGAATGGACTTTACAGGCGAACTGTCACGGTTAGGGCTGGCGAAGTGGTAAACGCAGATATTTCAACTGATGTGTTTGAAGAGATCGTTGCTGGAAGATTTGAGCTATTTCAAAATTATCCCAACCCTTTTAATTCAAGCACTGTGATAAGGTATTATCTCCCTGAAAGGGCTCATGTAATTTTAAAGGTTTATGATTTACTTGGAAGACAAGTTCAGATATTGGTTGATGAGGAAAAAGAAAGAGGACTTCATTATGCTGTTTTTGATGGGACGGGGCTTTCAAGTGGAGTTTATCTTTACTATATCAGAGCTGGAAGTTTTTCCGATTCAAAGTTTATGGTTCTTGTAAAATAA
- a CDS encoding NAD(P)-dependent oxidoreductase has product MQKIGFIGLGIMGEMMAKRLLSKGYQLVVYNRTKEKLGKLKDGNFKAVDLPAQIWGECEIVISMLSDSTAVESVVYGNDGLLGSVKPGFIHIDMSTISPSTTKKLYLDYKNRSAHFVHAPVLGSRTQAGDGTLLIFAGGDEEAISKCEEIFKVLGRKLWRFDSVEKATNLKIAMNSMIAMMIIALSQAFVLAEKSGISKEVVLEVLENSALNSTMYQNKGKAIIEGNFTPNFYVKHILKDINLSLEIAQDMKIPMPVISAVRELYISALAKGYENEDYSAIYKVIAELAGLKI; this is encoded by the coding sequence ATGCAGAAAATTGGTTTCATCGGGCTTGGCATAATGGGGGAGATGATGGCGAAGCGACTTTTAAGTAAAGGGTATCAACTTGTCGTTTATAACAGGACGAAGGAAAAGCTTGGAAAGCTTAAGGACGGAAACTTTAAAGCAGTTGATTTGCCAGCTCAAATTTGGGGTGAGTGCGAAATTGTGATTTCAATGTTAAGTGATTCAACAGCTGTTGAGTCAGTTGTATATGGTAATGATGGACTCTTGGGTTCGGTTAAGCCAGGGTTTATTCATATTGATATGAGCACAATTTCGCCATCAACAACGAAGAAACTTTACCTTGATTATAAAAATCGTTCTGCACATTTTGTGCATGCTCCAGTTCTCGGAAGCAGAACACAAGCCGGTGACGGAACGCTTTTGATTTTCGCGGGGGGCGATGAAGAGGCGATTTCAAAGTGCGAAGAAATTTTTAAAGTCCTTGGTCGCAAGTTATGGAGGTTTGATTCAGTTGAGAAAGCGACTAATTTAAAGATAGCGATGAATTCAATGATAGCAATGATGATAATCGCTTTATCGCAAGCGTTTGTTTTAGCTGAAAAATCAGGCATATCAAAAGAGGTTGTCCTTGAAGTCCTTGAAAATTCCGCTTTGAATTCCACGATGTATCAAAATAAGGGAAAAGCAATAATTGAAGGAAACTTCACCCCGAATTTTTATGTCAAACACATATTGAAGGACATAAATCTTTCGCTTGAAATAGCACAGGATATGAAAATTCCGATGCCAGTTATTTCGGCTGTTCGTGAGCTTTACATTTCAGCGCTTGCAAAGGGTTATGAGAATGAAGATTATAGCGCAATTTACAAAGTCATAGCAGAACTTGCTGGCTTGAAAATTTAA